TCGTGTTTGTCTCAAAAACCCCAAGTTGGGAAGGAAATCCTCTGATCTCCGACCGTCTCTTGAGAACATGAACGCACACAGGAAGCGAAGAAATTAGGAGGAAGTCGATTATTAAACTTAATTCTCCGAATAAACTTCATATTCACCTTGTGGAAAGTGTAAAAGTCATATCTTGGCGTAACTTTTaggcaaaaataataataaaataataataataaaaattaaaaaaaatcaaaccggTGTTTGGTCACGTGATTTATGTTGTCCAAAGTTTCGCgggaaaaacaacatggcgaacGAGATGGCCTCCGCGCCGGACGCGGTGCAATGTCCCGTGTGTTTAAAAGACTTCACGCCTGCCACAATTAACGGACACCTGGACGCGTGTCTGCTGAAAAGCGTCACCGACAGTGGTCCGTCGACAACCGACGAAAGCGAACGTCCATTTAAGAAATCTCGCATTAGCGCGGAGGCCGAACCACCAACCGCcgactcttcctcctcctccgcggcTGGTGCGCCGTCATCTTCGGTGTTTTCTCTGTTTCAGACCAACAAAAGTAAAGTTTCAGGTCCAGGTGAACGGAACGGTTTATTTTCCAGTAGGCAACCAGTCGCCATTGCTGTCAACAAGGGGGTTAAACGTAATTTACCGGgcgagggagaaccagaaccagaaccaagCGCGGAAAGCACGCAGGACCTCAAGAGCCAAGTCAAGTCCGGATTTAACGGGCAGACCCTGAAGGCATCACGTGATTTATCGCCAGGGACGCTGATGACGTCGTGCAAGCCTCTGGCGGAGATGCTGAGACCAAACACGCTGGAGGAATACTTTGGTCAAAATAAAGTTGTGGGTCAGCAAACGATCCTCCGGTCTCTGCTGGACTCCCAAGAAATACCGTCTCTGATCCTCTGGGGCCCCCCGGGGTGCGGAAAGGTGGGGCGGTGACGTCATCCctctaaacatgttttttttcatcatcgGTTAATCTGCTGATTTATTGATGAATAACTTTGTCTACGAAATAACAAATGCTGAACTTagtcaattatttttattatattattaagttattattaATAGATTAATTGCTTAAatctaaaaagtaaataatgttGCTAaatccaacagtccaaaatcaaaatatatttaatttacaattatATGAAATTGCAAAAAAAGAGTTTGGCATTTTTCATGAAAAATTAGTCCTATTggtaaaatattatatttactgtCAATTTACTTGCAATCAATAAATACACTAATCACTTTGTAGTAATAACAAACAGCTCCTTTTAAGCAGTATCACTAAGGTTACGGTTATATTTTCACAGCCTGCTGAACGAGGCAGTTATTCTTTCTGTTCGCTGTCACAGCTGCAATGCAACATGTTAATGAAAGGTTttaataaaaaagtttttttgctTGTGCATTAATCCATTTGTTTGCCTTTTGTCGTCTTTCAGACCACGCTGGCTCACATCATCGCCAGCACCAGTAAAAAGAAAGGGACGGCTCGGTTCGTCTCTCTGTCGGCCACCAGCGCGTCCACCAGTGACGTCCGAGAGGTGATCAAGCAGGCGCAGAACGAGCTGCGGCTTTGCAAGAGGAAGACCATCATGTTCATCGATGAAATTCACCGCTTCAACAAATCCCAACAGGTGGTGTATTGAgccagaaaaaaagatgtgctCTGATCTGTGTTTTATGTTGGAAAGCTGCGACTTCCAAAATCCAACCAGTGTTGGGTTTTTTTCGTGTCGGGTTTCAGAGAAAGAGTTTGTCATTTTGGGAAACGTGCTCCCTCACTTTCTCGCTAAGAGTTGGATAAGAACATCGATACCACTCATGTCAGATATGAAACTACAACCCTTAGTCAATGCCCTCTCAAACAATACACAGCCTTTGTTTGATTCTTGGAAAATGTATATATCACAGTTCGTGAGAAGTAAAAGATTCTGTTTTGTTCTaaaactgaatgtgtgtgtgtgtgtcgagataattaattgtttttaattaattttagaACGTGAGCAGCACACATTTCagttgtaacattgtaacaaaACACTCTTTTGCTACATGACAGTAACTCCTTGTCGGGTAGTAAAGAGGCTCAGTCGATAGGAGTGAAACGAGCACTCTTGTCGTCTCGTAATTTAAGAGACGGTCATTTATTTCCCCTCCCATGCTTGTGTCGCCCTCTTTAAATAAACACCTGTATCTGTAGGACACCTTCCTTCCTCACGTGGAATGCGGGACGGTGACTCTGATCGGGGCAACCACAGAAAATCCGTCCTTCCAGGTGACCGCTGCCCTGCTGAGCAGGTGCAGGGTGCTGGTTCTGGAGAAGCTCTCTGTGGAGGCGATGGGCTCGATCCTGGACAGGGCCGTGGCCAGACTGGGGATCGGGGTCCTGGAACAAGATCCAGCAAATCCTGAGCGGCAAGACCAATCGGATGGACACGGGTAAGTGGGACCCCGGGGCGTCACCAGATAACTCAAAATCCTTTCAACTCTGGTCTGGTATGATATGTTGAGAAAAGAGAATTTGCAAATGAGTTGCAGACAGAAAGACGGCTGTATATGTTATATGGGATGATTATGATGAACTCCAGAGATTTAATTAAGTAGTTTATAATAGTTTAACAGTACTGAAAGATGTGCGGTGTTGCAAGATCATAAGGTTTGCTAATTTGAGATTTAAACcaggaagtgtcttaaacctgcattttctctgatggccaccagggggcgaagtCTTGAAACAacaagcagggtatgctttagggcggggctaccttgtgattgacaggtcgcgaCCTTTGACAGGCGACCGCCACCTTGCTTAACTCAAGGCTTCGAAgcccacaaaccaatgagtgacGTCCCGACGACTTCCTCCACTTCTCATATACaggatattatttatttattttggggatatatcaccatggtaacctatactacacacaaaaaaacaccatctgTGTATTGGGTGCACCTGGTTCAAACTGATGCTAATGCAACATTCCTGCAATAAATCATGAATCATGTTTGATTGTATTGCATTAAACTGATGGATGTTTCTACTATTTTGTCCACCTTATTTATGTCAATTAGGGTAAACATCCCTCTTTGTAATTGTAGGTGTACCTAACAACCTGGCACCatagtttattttattcatacatgTGTACTATATTTTAAAGTATTGTCCCTGATACAGTATATCTGATATTCTGTTTATATCTctctttatattattgttttcctAGGCCAAAGATGTTAATAGAACAAAAGGCTCTGGACACCATCGCTTACTTCTGTGATGGCGATGCGAGAGCAGGACTCAATAGTCTGCAGCTGGCTATTCAGGTCCAGTCGAACTCGGCCCGGCCCGGCCAATCAGGGCGCGCCGGTTCTCAGGAAATACTGGTGAAGGAGGAGCACGTGAAGGAAGGTCTTCAGAGGTCCCATATTCTCTACGATAAAGCTGGTAAGCCCCAGAtgtactttaaaaataaataatgtaataacgGTTTTGGAGAGCGGTTAAAGGGCCAACGTGCCTTTTCACCTGTACTGATGATGCGTTGCCCACAGGCGAGGAGCACTACAACTGCATCTCGGCGTTGCACAAGTCCATGAGGGGCTCCGATGAGAACGCGTCTCTCTACTGGCTGGGCCGCATGCTGGAGGGCGGCGAGGAACCCCTCTACGTGGCTCGCAGGCTGGTCCGCTTCGCCAGCGAGGACGTGGGTACGTTCAGCGCACCGCCGCCGCATTTATAGCCTTGTAGATTATATTGTACTGATCGTGCGTGTGGCTTTGCATGGCTGTGCACCTCGCTAACGTCCTTAAGGTGGTTGCTTAGTTACTTGGTTGTTAATCCCAGCTCATAATTTAAAGGTGTTTTTCCAGTCAGGACTCCTCAGCTGTTGGTCCTGTCTAAATCTAAAGATTTGCTAAATCTGTCTCCTCTTTTCAAATGGATTGATTTAACTCTTAACTTAAATAACATTTCActtatttacagttttttttccccactcttTCTGTTCATTTTGAGTTCAGCTAATACAACACTCTACAAGCAACTCCCGTGTGACCGCGGTTGCCTGTAGAGTGTATatagtttaattatttgtagttttgttattattatgcatATTTTATTGTGGTTGTTATAACTCTAATCCATTctcacattgtttttaaaaggaacaTCAGTAGTAAttgtagtagtgtaacagttcTTTAGTGTTCTTTAAATGTCCTGTTGAACCTGAATACTTCAGATATTAACTGACTGAATGCTTATTTAAATGTCCCTCACCATTATATACACTATATGGACTATATAGTATTACAGGACAGAAAACACGCTTCCAGAGAAATGAGAAGGttctgatctctctctctctctctctctctctctctctctctctctctctctctctctctctctctctctctctctctctctctctctctctctctctctctctctctctctctctcaggaatGGCGGACCCCGCCGCTCTTCCTCAGGCCGTGTCGGCCTACCAAGCCTGCCACTTCATCGGGATGCCCGAGTGCGAGGTAGGCTTTACCCGACCTGGTGTCAAACCGGTAACGGTTGTATCCCGGTGTTCTTCACCTCCACGTTGCTGCTCCACAGGTGATTCTGGCTCAGTGTGCCGTCTATCTGGCACGAGCGCCGAAGTCCGTGGGCATCTACAAGGCCTACGCCAACGTGAAAGCCTGTTTGAGGAACCACAGGGGCCCCCTGCCTCCCGTCCCGCTGCACCTTCGCAACGCCTCCACCGGGCTGATGAAACAGCTGGGCTACGCCAAAGGCTACAAATACAACCCGGCCTTCAGCGGCGCCGTCGAGCAGCAGTACTTACCTGAGGAGCTGCAGGGAACCGACTTCTTCACCTGGACGCCGACGTGAGGCGAAGAAAAACAAAGCTGCCCActgaaaacacatcttttttttcctttctcaacTAATCCATATTCAAATGTATGGGTTAGGATTTTGAGAGCTTTTTATTTGCAAAGGTAAAAAGAAGAATTTGCCATCAGTCAACCGGCATGTTGTACTTAAATTTTCTCTTAAAATTggacttttgttgttgttgttgttgtttttgaatacatttatataaaaggATATAGTTCACATTTACAGTTTACTTCTAAATTGTGTTTATAATAAATACCATAATCTGTTAAATATACGCAGTCTTTGTATTTCCATAACGCATAATCAAATATTTACTATGTTAACTACGTATATATGTTGGTTTATCTTTATCCTGTCCTTGCAATGTTGTCAAACactgatttaaaatatatatatattttcttaacGTAATGAATgctatatttatttgaataatctGTAAATACTTGTGATGAAATAcaagacaaatacaatatttaaatgagGTTATTCAGTTTTATTGTCCGGTCGTCTTCAGTTTTGGGCCACGGTCTGAAAAGAAATGGATCGGCATATAAGtttgtacattttttacaaatggCACACGTTTCATGACAACGTGGCTTCCCTCACCTCGCCGATCCAGGGGATGAACGAGGCCACTCGGGTGAAGACCGTGGGCCTCCGGGTGGTGTTGCAGCCGCGCCCGTCCACGAAACTCGTCACGCCTTGCACGTACCACCTGCCGTCTCCGCCCTCGCAGTTCAGAGGGCCTCCGGAGTCGCCCTGGAAGATTATTAGAGAGACTGAAAGTGGTGTCGTGGcgtgcgttgttgttgttgttgttgttgttgttgctgctcacGTGGCACGCTGACTTGCTCGCTCCCCCCGCGCAGACCATGGTGGTTTTTGCCGAGCTGCCCCACCAGTCACTTTGACTGCAGGTGGCGTGATCCACCGCGGGAAGTAGGACCTGCTGCAGCGTGGTCGCCCGAGGACCGCCGGCTGTACGGAGAACACCACGAGTCAACAGCTGTTTGGATTCACACAGTAGTTGCACTTTGACCCCACATGAGCGGTGGGGGGGCGGACTCACAGTGGAGACGACCCCAGCCTGTGACGTAGCAGGGCTGGTTGTGGGCGAGGGTGGCGCCGTGCTGAGGCAGGCAGGCCGGCTGGACTTTGTCATTGAGGACGGCGTTCTTCTCCAGTTTAAGCAAAGCGATGTCATTCCTacacaaataattaattaatcattccTACACAAACAATTCAACATGTCAGTACCTGTTTTATTGCTCCGTCTATTTAACCGTAGAGTGCTTGTTTTACCGAAAAGTGAGTGAAGTTTAATATTAAGCTCCTTGTAATAAGCAGTAGTTAACAGGTAATAAGACCCTTAGGAGTTCTCATAAGATGCTTATTAACACAATGTGTTTATAAAGCTATAGAGATTAATAATAGCATCATCAACATGTTTGTTAGGTAAGATATTTATAAGCAACAAGCTTGGTTAACTATTAATAAGTGCATAATAAAGGATTTATTAACCTTAACAAGGCATTGTTCTTGCTTTAGATCTGGAAGCTGCAAACAGCATGTAGTTGACCATTATTAAAAGGTATAAATAAGTATTTATCAAgcttaataaaaaaacaaaaagctgagTAAAGTTTTAATATAACAAGTTATcgataaatgtgtttttgacgCTATTATAAACAATCAGGAACttaaaaggtttttattaaCATTCTTAAGTCTCTAGTACTTAAAAGTGTCTTATAATCTAACAATTCACGTGTTCACGTTGCCACTTATATAGTCTTATAACATAATGTTAATAAGCATCTGTATTATAAGGGCCCTGTTACCTATTGACTGAGGCGTATCACAAGGCCCTTATTACAAAACACGTGTATTGACTCAGCTGCCGTTCACCGGACACTCTCACGGTGTGTTTCCTCAGAACAACGCTGGAGTTTTTATGTCGAGGCTTACCCACAAGACACGCAGTTGTCGTTCCATTTGGGATGGATGAACATCTTTCCCACATTAATGAACTGTTCAGGGCCCTCCTCCTTGTTCATGTTGTGCTCAGCAAGAACAACCCTGTAGGTGTGGAATCTGAATTGGAACAAATGTAAAAGTTCATACGTTTTTAAGTAAATATCTGGTTTGACAAAtcaccgtatatatatatatatatatatatatatatatatatatatatatattttttttaatttaaaaacaactgtTTATCAGAGATGTAAATggcacatttcttttcttcccctcacGTGATGCAGTGTGCAGCAGTCAGGACCCAGTTAGGAGCAATAAGCGTTCCTCCACAAGTGGGGAAGAAAGACTCCAGAGAAACCTGCCATGGCCAGCTGTAGGGACGGGCCTCTTCCCCATTCACCACGCGGCCGGTGTTGGGCTGCTGGCTGGGTACGCCACACCCAGACACTGCAACACATGAGACTGCtgcatattcacacacaccATGCATTTATTCCTAACAGTACATTAATATGTTCAGTGTGAACTCACCAGCTGCAACGACAGCCAGGAGGACAAGTaccacttccatctctccttcgTCCAAACTAACTGGTTTTATCACGCAGAGCTATTTATGGGTAGCGGACTCAAACCTGGGAGTTTTAATCACAGTCTCCAGGTGGCTGAACCGCTGAGCTGACAATTACACTGTAGTTGTGCAGATTGAGACACACAATTATAAGATTATTTGACgaaacatgttttattcttgcACAGGGCTCAAAATGAACTACGGATGAACTACGTGATCTATTATAATAGTACTAATTAATAGATACATAAATGTGCAACTTAAGTGGGCTTTGAGAATGACGGTTAAAGCAATTTGGTTTGTCTGTTGGACCATTTACATGATTTCTGGATCTCAGAGGTCAATTAAGACAGTTAACAAAATAATGATTGAATTTGACTGGGAAATTACCTTTAATATATACTTAACTTGCTAATCAAGAGCTTATGTGTTTTATATGAATAAAGAGTCAATAAAACCGTAACTCAATAATTGGgggataacaaaaataaatcccgTAGCCCTTGAAATTAAGATGTTTACAGGTTTCTTTCGTGAAGCCCTTAAATTTAAACTAAAACCAATATGTAATTGTTCATCAAAGGATTTGAATATATGACTAAATtccatatttttgtatttattactgAAACTGTTAATTAAGTGCtgttttcaaatgaatgaaacgGATTACACAACAGTTCCCCCTCCTCGCCACAGGGTGTCGCTGTGAAAGCCGGCGTCCTTCTTCAGCGCGCGACCCGCAGAAGTACAAACTGTAGTTTAAAGATGGCGCTACCCGGTGCTTTACTCGTGCGGCTCAGAGCGCTGTGTAACGTCGCGAAATGCGTCCACGCGGGGGGCGAAGCGGCGTCACGTCGCGGCGGAGGAGTGCGCTGGTACGGGACGAAAGCGCGGAGCTTCGAGGAAAGCGGGACGTCGCATTTACGAGGTGAGAGGAGTGTCGCCATGTTAGCCGAGTCAAGCTAACAGGTGTACAGCTCGCAGCCGAGATGAACCTCAAGGACACCCGTCCCAacatttaatattgtatttctcGGTCTTTTTACCCCTCCGGTGTACCTGCGTTTTTAGACCGGAAATAGGATGTCGTTGACCTTGCGGTGCTGTGTGACCTTTTTTATGTTCCGGCTTAGATAACGTGAGCCCGAACCTCCTGAAGGAG
This Cyclopterus lumpus isolate fCycLum1 chromosome 17, fCycLum1.pri, whole genome shotgun sequence DNA region includes the following protein-coding sequences:
- the wrnip1 gene encoding ATPase WRNIP1 isoform X1; translated protein: MANEMASAPDAVQCPVCLKDFTPATINGHLDACLLKSVTDSGPSTTDESERPFKKSRISAEAEPPTADSSSSSAAGAPSSSVFSLFQTNKSKVSGPGERNGLFSSRQPVAIAVNKGVKRNLPGEGEPEPEPSAESTQDLKSQVKSGFNGQTLKASRDLSPGTLMTSCKPLAEMLRPNTLEEYFGQNKVVGQQTILRSLLDSQEIPSLILWGPPGCGKTTLAHIIASTSKKKGTARFVSLSATSASTSDVREVIKQAQNELRLCKRKTIMFIDEIHRFNKSQQDTFLPHVECGTVTLIGATTENPSFQVTAALLSRCRVLVLEKLSVEAMGSILDRAVARLGIGVLEQDPANPERQDQSDGHGPKMLIEQKALDTIAYFCDGDARAGLNSLQLAIQVQSNSARPGQSGRAGSQEILVKEEHVKEGLQRSHILYDKAGEEHYNCISALHKSMRGSDENASLYWLGRMLEGGEEPLYVARRLVRFASEDVGMADPAALPQAVSAYQACHFIGMPECEVILAQCAVYLARAPKSVGIYKAYANVKACLRNHRGPLPPVPLHLRNASTGLMKQLGYAKGYKYNPAFSGAVEQQYLPEELQGTDFFTWTPT
- the wrnip1 gene encoding ATPase WRNIP1 isoform X2, which codes for MANEMASAPDAVQCPVCLKDFTPATINGHLDACLLKSVTDSGPSTTDESERPFKKSRISAEAEPPTADSSSSSAAGAPSSSVFSLFQTNKSKVSGPGERNGLFSSRQPVAIAVNKGVKRNLPGEGEPEPEPSAESTQDLKSQVKSGFNGQTLKASRDLSPGTLMTSCKPLAEMLRPNTLEEYFGQNKVVGQQTILRSLLDSQEIPSLILWGPPGCGKTTLAHIIASTSKKKGTARFVSLSATSASTSDVREVIKQAQNELRLCKRKTIMFIDEIHRFNKSQQDTFLPHVECGTVTLIGATTENPSFQVTAALLSRCRVLVLEKLSVEAMGSILDRAVARLGIGVLEQDPANPERQDQSDGHGPKMLIEQKALDTIAYFCDGDARAGLNSLQLAIQVQSNSARPGQSGRAGSQEILVKEEHVKEGLQRSHILYDKAGEEHYNCISALHKSMRGSDENASLYWLGRSSSGRVGLPSLPLHRDARVRGDSGSVCRLSGTSAEVRGHLQGLRQRESLFEEPQGPPASRPAAPSQRLHRADETAGLRQRLQIQPGLQRRRRAAVLT
- the LOC117746487 gene encoding chymotrypsin-like elastase family member 3B, whose product is MEVVLVLLAVVAAVSGCGVPSQQPNTGRVVNGEEARPYSWPWQVSLESFFPTCGGTLIAPNWVLTAAHCITFHTYRVVLAEHNMNKEEGPEQFINVGKMFIHPKWNDNCVSCGNDIALLKLEKNAVLNDKVQPACLPQHGATLAHNQPCYVTGWGRLHSGGPRATTLQQVLLPAVDHATCSQSDWWGSSAKTTMVCAGGASKSACHGDSGGPLNCEGGDGRWYVQGVTSFVDGRGCNTTRRPTVFTRVASFIPWIGETVAQN